The following proteins are co-located in the Polymorphospora rubra genome:
- a CDS encoding MFS transporter: MKRQGLIALLTAEVVSLVGSRMSMIALPWFTLVTTGSAARTGIVAFVEMLPYVLACGLGGPLLDRLGHRRVSVAADLGSAAALIAVPVLHAGGQLHFGVLITLIGVVGLLRGLGDTAKRVVFPETVAASGMELTRATSLHDGLGRLATLLGAPLASVLIATLDASTVLAIDAATFLVAGVIVAFLVPGVRRVVAAVTDREAYLPALRAGLAFLRRDRLMLGITLLLFVTNLADAAYGTVLAPFWANDVIGSPVALGALSGVFAVGAVLGNVVFTAIAPRVPRFAVFAVGFLIAGAPRFAILSVADALWIVYVVSFVAGVSISAVNPILGAVSYERVPEHLRARVLGLGQAIGWGGMPLGSLLAGWAVQGFGLNAALLIFGGAYLAVTVLPFVSPTWRQMNRPPAAQNPAPAASAVDPAGVSR; this comes from the coding sequence GTGAAACGGCAGGGCCTGATCGCGCTGCTCACCGCCGAGGTCGTCTCGCTGGTCGGCAGCCGGATGAGCATGATCGCGCTGCCCTGGTTCACCCTCGTCACCACCGGCAGCGCCGCCCGTACCGGCATCGTCGCGTTCGTCGAGATGCTGCCGTACGTGCTCGCCTGCGGGCTCGGCGGACCGCTGCTCGACCGGCTCGGCCACCGTCGGGTCAGCGTCGCCGCCGACCTCGGCAGCGCCGCCGCGCTGATCGCCGTACCCGTCCTGCACGCCGGCGGCCAGCTGCACTTCGGCGTACTGATCACGCTGATCGGCGTCGTCGGGCTGCTGCGCGGGCTCGGCGACACCGCGAAACGGGTCGTCTTCCCGGAGACCGTCGCCGCCTCCGGGATGGAGCTGACCCGGGCCACCAGCCTGCACGACGGGCTCGGCCGCCTCGCGACCCTGCTCGGCGCCCCGTTGGCCAGTGTGCTCATCGCGACCCTGGACGCGTCGACCGTGCTGGCCATCGACGCCGCCACGTTCCTGGTCGCCGGCGTGATCGTCGCGTTCCTGGTGCCCGGCGTACGCCGGGTCGTGGCGGCGGTCACCGACCGGGAGGCGTACCTGCCGGCGTTGCGGGCCGGGCTGGCGTTCCTGCGTCGGGACCGGCTCATGCTCGGCATCACGCTGCTGCTGTTCGTCACCAACCTCGCCGATGCCGCGTACGGGACGGTGCTGGCGCCGTTCTGGGCCAATGACGTGATCGGGTCGCCGGTCGCGCTCGGGGCGCTGTCCGGGGTCTTCGCGGTCGGCGCGGTGCTCGGCAACGTGGTCTTCACCGCCATCGCGCCGCGGGTGCCGCGGTTCGCGGTGTTCGCCGTCGGGTTCCTGATCGCCGGGGCGCCACGGTTCGCCATCCTGTCCGTGGCCGACGCGCTCTGGATCGTGTACGTCGTGTCGTTCGTGGCCGGCGTGTCGATCTCGGCCGTCAACCCGATCCTCGGCGCGGTGTCGTACGAACGGGTCCCGGAACACCTGCGGGCCCGGGTCCTCGGCCTCGGGCAGGCCATCGGGTGGGGTGGCATGCCGCTGGGCAGCCTGCTCGCCGGCTGGGCGGTGCAGGGCTTCGGTCTGAACGCGGCGCTGTTGATCTTCGGTGGCGCGTACCTGGCGGTGACCGTGCTGCCGTTCGTCAGCCCGACCTGGCGGCAGATGAACCGCCCGCCCGCTGCCCAGAACCCCGCACCCGCCGCGAGCGCCGTCGACCCCGCTGGCGTGTCGCGTTGA
- a CDS encoding ROK family protein encodes MRVGPSQEDIRRQNLGALLRYVHVHGATSRAELTTALGLNRSTIGALTADLAGAGLVSEGAPRETGRAGRPSPVVRPESERVFAYAYSIEVDRLRAARVGLGGAVLDRRETARPCGVAAAETAPLLAAFVKEMQQSVPADSVYVGAGVAVCGLELREEGPVHVKPETGFVDRSLGAALGGHLDSERPILVGNAADVSALAEHARGAAVGCDDLIYLHRDVGVDAGIIVRGRRLTGHGGFGGEVGHMVVQPGGRECGCGSRGCWETVIGEYALLDGGAGGTGRRAALSIVDAAARGDATAKAAVREIGDWLGFGVANLVNIFNPGMVIFGGTLRDVYLASAARVRSRLNSMALPASREQVKLRTPQLGEDAALLGAAELAFEHLLAAPLDATP; translated from the coding sequence ATGCGTGTAGGACCGAGCCAGGAGGACATCCGCCGGCAGAACCTCGGTGCCCTGCTGCGCTACGTACACGTCCACGGCGCCACGTCGCGGGCCGAACTCACCACCGCGCTCGGGCTGAACCGCAGCACCATCGGAGCGCTCACCGCCGACCTGGCCGGTGCCGGCCTGGTCAGCGAGGGGGCTCCGCGGGAAACCGGCCGGGCCGGACGACCGTCGCCGGTCGTCCGGCCCGAGTCCGAGCGGGTCTTCGCCTACGCGTACAGCATCGAGGTGGACCGGTTGCGGGCCGCCCGGGTCGGACTCGGCGGCGCGGTGCTCGACCGGCGCGAGACGGCCCGCCCGTGCGGGGTCGCCGCCGCCGAGACCGCGCCGCTGCTCGCCGCCTTCGTCAAGGAGATGCAGCAGTCGGTCCCGGCCGATTCGGTATACGTCGGCGCCGGCGTCGCGGTCTGCGGCCTGGAGCTGCGGGAGGAGGGTCCGGTCCACGTCAAGCCGGAGACCGGCTTCGTCGACCGGTCGCTCGGCGCGGCGCTGGGCGGGCACCTCGACTCGGAACGGCCGATCCTGGTCGGCAACGCCGCCGACGTGTCGGCCCTGGCCGAACACGCGCGGGGGGCGGCGGTCGGCTGCGACGACCTCATCTATCTGCACCGCGATGTGGGCGTCGACGCCGGGATCATCGTGCGTGGCCGGCGGCTCACCGGGCACGGCGGATTCGGCGGCGAGGTCGGTCACATGGTGGTGCAGCCCGGCGGGCGGGAGTGCGGGTGCGGCTCCCGGGGCTGCTGGGAGACGGTCATCGGCGAGTACGCCCTGCTGGACGGCGGTGCGGGCGGCACCGGCCGGCGGGCGGCGCTGTCGATCGTCGACGCGGCGGCCCGCGGCGACGCCACCGCCAAGGCGGCCGTACGGGAGATCGGTGACTGGCTCGGGTTCGGGGTCGCCAACCTCGTCAACATCTTCAACCCCGGAATGGTGATCTTCGGCGGCACGCTGCGCGACGTCTACCTGGCTTCGGCCGCCCGGGTCCGCAGCCGGCTCAACTCGATGGCCCTGCCCGCGTCCCGGGAGCAGGTCAAGCTGCGCACCCCGCAGCTCGGCGAGGACGCCGCCCTGCTCGGCGCCGCCGAACTCGCCTTCGAACACCTCCTCGCCGCCCCCCTGGACGCGACCCCGTAA
- the ybaK gene encoding Cys-tRNA(Pro) deacylase, whose protein sequence is MAGKGTPATSLLVRRKVPFTTHPYQVDPAAPSYGLAAAAALGVEPGRVFKTLVATVDGRLTVGVVPVSGSLDLKALAAAVGGKRGAMAEPAAAERATGYVTGGISPLGQRTRLPIVLDATAPDWSTVFVSGGRRGLQIEITPGDLVDLTGATLAPLTAL, encoded by the coding sequence ATGGCGGGCAAGGGCACCCCGGCGACGTCGCTGCTGGTCAGGCGGAAGGTGCCGTTCACCACGCACCCGTACCAGGTCGATCCGGCCGCACCGTCGTACGGCCTGGCCGCCGCCGCGGCGCTCGGCGTGGAACCCGGGCGGGTGTTCAAGACCCTGGTGGCCACGGTGGACGGTCGGCTGACCGTCGGCGTGGTGCCGGTGAGCGGTTCGCTGGACCTCAAGGCGCTGGCGGCCGCGGTCGGCGGCAAGCGGGGCGCGATGGCCGAGCCGGCGGCGGCCGAGCGGGCGACCGGCTACGTCACCGGCGGCATCTCCCCGCTCGGCCAGCGGACCCGGCTACCCATCGTGTTGGACGCCACAGCGCCGGACTGGTCGACCGTCTTCGTCTCCGGCGGCCGCCGGGGCCTGCAGATCGAGATCACTCCGGGTGACCTGGTCGACCTGACCGGCGCGACGCTCGCCCCCCTCACAGCCCTCTGA
- a CDS encoding ATP-binding cassette domain-containing protein, translating to MSATPLLELRGVDKSFGPVQVLRDVALTVQPGEVTALVGDNGAGKSTLVKCISGIHPTDAGEFFFEGRPVSINSPRDAAGLGIEVVYQDLALCDNLDIVQNMFLGREKRSGLVLDEATMEQMAADTLAGLSVRTVQSLRQHVSSLSGGQRQTVAIAKAVLWNSKLVILDEPTAALGVAQTAQVLELVRRLADNGLAVVLISHNMNDVFAVSDRIAALYLGQMVAQVKSTDVTHAQVVELITAGRTESTADFSKTTSPGADR from the coding sequence GTGTCCGCGACACCCCTGTTGGAACTGCGCGGAGTCGACAAGAGCTTCGGTCCCGTGCAGGTTCTGCGCGACGTCGCCCTCACCGTCCAGCCCGGCGAGGTGACCGCCCTCGTCGGCGACAACGGCGCAGGCAAGTCCACCCTCGTCAAGTGCATCAGCGGCATCCATCCCACCGACGCGGGCGAGTTCTTCTTCGAGGGCCGGCCGGTCAGCATCAACAGTCCCCGGGACGCGGCCGGCCTGGGCATCGAGGTCGTCTACCAGGACCTCGCGCTCTGCGACAACCTCGACATCGTGCAGAACATGTTCCTCGGCCGGGAGAAGCGCAGCGGGCTGGTGCTCGACGAGGCGACCATGGAGCAGATGGCCGCCGACACGCTCGCCGGCCTGTCGGTGCGTACGGTCCAGTCACTGCGCCAGCACGTCTCCAGCCTGTCCGGCGGGCAGCGGCAGACGGTGGCGATCGCCAAGGCCGTGCTGTGGAACAGCAAGCTGGTCATCCTCGACGAGCCGACCGCCGCGCTCGGCGTCGCGCAGACCGCGCAGGTGCTCGAACTGGTCCGCCGGCTCGCCGACAACGGCCTGGCGGTGGTGCTCATCTCGCACAACATGAACGACGTCTTCGCGGTCTCCGACCGCATCGCGGCGCTCTACCTCGGGCAGATGGTCGCCCAGGTCAAGAGCACCGACGTGACGCACGCCCAGGTGGTCGAACTCATCACGGCCGGCCGCACCGAGAGCACCGCCGACTTCAGCAAAACCACCAGCCCGGGAGCGGACCGATGA
- a CDS encoding winged helix-turn-helix domain-containing protein — MSLEEDRLVLDGRSLRGIAHPLRVRILSALREDGPATATRLAELLGESTGSTSYHLRQLATYGFVVEDTERGVGRERWWRAAHRFTSFDGEANRDMPEESAAYLRAVAALYAGRVERWLDESADRTGPWRDTGTISDWRLQLTAEETRALGEELTAVLDRYREARPDAPASDGTERVVVQVQLMPFLRTEGGAEA, encoded by the coding sequence ATGTCTTTGGAAGAGGATCGGCTTGTCCTCGACGGGCGTTCGTTGCGCGGGATCGCCCACCCGCTGCGGGTCCGTATCCTCAGCGCACTGCGTGAGGACGGACCCGCCACCGCCACCCGACTCGCCGAACTGCTCGGCGAGTCAACCGGCTCCACCAGCTACCACCTGCGCCAACTCGCCACATACGGGTTCGTGGTGGAGGACACCGAACGCGGTGTCGGCCGGGAACGCTGGTGGCGGGCCGCCCACCGGTTCACCAGCTTCGACGGCGAAGCCAACCGGGACATGCCCGAGGAGAGTGCCGCCTACCTGCGGGCCGTCGCCGCCCTCTACGCCGGGCGGGTCGAGCGCTGGCTCGACGAATCCGCTGATCGCACCGGGCCGTGGCGCGACACCGGAACCATCAGCGACTGGCGCCTCCAACTGACCGCCGAGGAAACCCGCGCGCTGGGGGAGGAGTTGACCGCGGTGCTCGACCGCTACCGCGAAGCCCGGCCGGATGCCCCCGCCTCCGACGGCACCGAGCGGGTCGTCGTCCAGGTGCAGCTCATGCCGTTCCTCCGGACCGAGGGCGGGGCGGAAGCGTGA
- a CDS encoding WhiB family transcriptional regulator gives MSNVNRLPGPIVDLWEWQRLGACRGRDSAQFFHPDGERGSSRNRREAKAKSVCGSCPVRAECAAHALAVREPYGVWGGFSEAERLRLLAVGWEDAADRRLARVDVGRLEARLGRPHRSTVPVQRPAAVPAAQH, from the coding sequence ATGTCGAACGTGAACAGACTGCCCGGACCCATCGTCGACCTGTGGGAGTGGCAGCGACTCGGTGCCTGCCGCGGGCGGGACAGCGCCCAGTTCTTCCACCCCGACGGTGAACGGGGATCGTCACGCAACCGGCGCGAGGCCAAGGCCAAGTCGGTCTGCGGTAGCTGCCCGGTGCGGGCCGAGTGCGCCGCGCACGCACTGGCCGTACGCGAGCCGTACGGCGTGTGGGGTGGGTTCAGCGAGGCCGAGCGGCTGCGGCTGCTCGCCGTCGGCTGGGAGGACGCCGCGGACCGCCGGCTGGCCCGGGTCGACGTCGGCCGGCTGGAGGCCCGCCTGGGTCGCCCGCACCGGTCGACGGTGCCGGTTCAGCGGCCGGCCGCCGTACCCGCCGCGCAACACTGA
- the groL gene encoding chaperonin GroEL (60 kDa chaperone family; promotes refolding of misfolded polypeptides especially under stressful conditions; forms two stacked rings of heptamers to form a barrel-shaped 14mer; ends can be capped by GroES; misfolded proteins enter the barrel where they are refolded when GroES binds): MAKILSFSDDARHLLEHGVNTLADTVRVTLGPRGRNVVLDKKFGAPTITNDGVTIAKEIDLTNPYENLGAQLVKEVATKTNDVAGDGTTTATVLAQAMVREGLRNVTAGANPAGLKRGIEVAVEKISAALLEKAVEVDSRAAIAHVATISAQDATIGDLIAEAMERVGRDGVITVEEGSTLATELEVTEGLQFDKGFISPHFVTDSEAQEAVLDDPYILITTQKISAIEELLPLLEKVLQTSKPLLIIAEDVDGQALSTLVVNSIRKTVKVTAVKAPGFGDRRKAMLQDMAILTGAELVAPELGYKLDAVGLESLGTARRVVVDKDNTTVVDGGGRANEVADRVAQIRKEIEASDSDWDKEKLSERLAKLSGGIAVIKAGAATEVEMKERKHRIEDAIAATRAAVEEGTVPGGGAALAQVASVLDGDLGLTGDEKVGVTIVRKALVEPLRWIAQNAGFDGYVVVQKVAESAWGSGLNAATGEYLDLAKAGIIDPVKVTRNAVANAASIAALLLTTESLVVEKPAEPEPAGGGHGHSHGHGHGHQHGPGF, encoded by the coding sequence ATGGCGAAGATCCTGAGCTTCTCGGACGACGCCCGACACCTGCTCGAACACGGTGTCAACACCCTCGCGGACACGGTCCGGGTCACCCTCGGTCCGCGCGGGCGCAACGTCGTCCTGGACAAGAAATTCGGCGCTCCCACGATCACCAACGACGGTGTCACCATCGCCAAGGAGATCGACCTCACCAACCCGTACGAGAACCTCGGCGCGCAGCTGGTCAAGGAGGTGGCGACGAAGACCAACGACGTCGCCGGCGACGGGACCACCACCGCGACCGTGCTCGCCCAGGCGATGGTGCGCGAGGGTCTGCGCAACGTGACGGCCGGCGCCAACCCGGCCGGCCTCAAGCGGGGCATCGAGGTCGCGGTCGAGAAGATCTCCGCGGCGCTGCTCGAGAAGGCGGTCGAGGTCGACAGCCGGGCCGCGATCGCCCACGTGGCGACCATCTCCGCGCAGGACGCCACCATCGGTGACCTGATCGCCGAGGCGATGGAGCGGGTCGGTCGCGACGGCGTCATCACCGTCGAGGAAGGCTCCACGCTGGCCACCGAACTGGAGGTCACCGAGGGCCTGCAGTTCGACAAGGGCTTCATCTCGCCGCACTTCGTCACCGACTCCGAGGCGCAGGAGGCGGTGCTCGACGATCCGTACATCCTGATCACCACGCAGAAGATTTCCGCGATCGAGGAGCTGCTGCCGCTGCTGGAGAAGGTCCTCCAGACCAGCAAGCCGCTGCTGATCATCGCCGAGGACGTCGACGGCCAGGCGCTGTCGACCCTGGTGGTCAACTCGATCCGCAAGACCGTCAAGGTCACCGCGGTGAAGGCACCCGGGTTCGGCGACCGCCGCAAGGCGATGCTCCAGGACATGGCGATCCTCACCGGTGCCGAACTGGTCGCGCCCGAGCTCGGCTACAAGCTCGACGCGGTCGGCCTGGAGTCGCTGGGCACCGCCCGGCGGGTCGTGGTCGACAAGGACAACACCACCGTCGTCGACGGCGGGGGGCGGGCCAACGAGGTCGCCGACCGGGTCGCCCAGATCCGCAAGGAGATCGAGGCCTCCGACTCCGACTGGGACAAGGAGAAGCTGTCCGAGCGGCTGGCGAAGCTGTCCGGCGGCATCGCGGTCATCAAGGCCGGCGCGGCCACCGAGGTCGAGATGAAGGAGCGCAAGCACCGCATCGAAGACGCGATCGCCGCCACCCGGGCCGCGGTCGAGGAGGGCACCGTTCCCGGTGGTGGCGCCGCGCTGGCGCAGGTCGCCTCGGTGCTCGACGGTGACCTCGGCCTCACCGGCGACGAGAAGGTCGGCGTCACCATCGTCCGCAAGGCGCTGGTCGAGCCGCTGCGCTGGATCGCCCAGAACGCCGGCTTCGACGGCTACGTCGTCGTGCAGAAGGTCGCCGAGAGCGCCTGGGGCTCCGGCCTCAACGCCGCCACCGGCGAATACCTCGACCTGGCCAAGGCCGGCATCATCGACCCGGTGAAGGTGACCCGCAACGCGGTCGCCAACGCCGCGTCGATCGCCGCGCTGCTGCTCACCACGGAGAGCCTGGTCGTGGAGAAGCCGGCCGAGCCGGAGCCGGCCGGCGGTGGCCACGGCCACTCGCACGGCCACGGACACGGCCACCAGCACGGCCCGGGCTTCTGA
- the groES gene encoding co-chaperone GroES, with the protein MPVTTATKVAIKPLEDRILVQANEAETTTASGLVIPDTAKEKPQEGTVLAVGPGRIDEKGNRIPVDVQVGDTVVYSKYGGTEIKYAGEEYLVLSARDVLAVIEK; encoded by the coding sequence ATGCCCGTGACTACCGCGACCAAGGTTGCGATCAAGCCGCTCGAGGACCGGATCCTGGTCCAGGCGAACGAGGCTGAGACCACCACCGCTTCCGGCCTCGTGATCCCCGACACCGCCAAGGAGAAGCCGCAGGAGGGCACCGTCCTCGCCGTCGGCCCCGGCCGCATCGACGAGAAGGGCAACCGGATCCCGGTTGACGTTCAGGTCGGTGACACCGTCGTCTACTCGAAGTACGGCGGCACCGAGATCAAGTACGCCGGCGAGGAGTACCTGGTGCTCTCCGCCCGCGACGTCCTCGCGGTCATCGAGAAGTAA
- a CDS encoding DUF5319 domain-containing protein: MHDEPIDPFNGDPADPAAGLDDPEQDNPHDPLTEVERQDVLEDIADLEIYQALLSPIGVRGLVIECEDCREPHYFDWDLLRGNLRHLLDSGRTRVHEPAFDPDPDHYVTWDYARGYADGVHDTLTEGTDEVEDDDGPDA; encoded by the coding sequence GTGCACGACGAGCCGATCGACCCGTTCAACGGCGACCCCGCCGATCCGGCAGCGGGGCTCGACGATCCCGAGCAGGACAATCCGCATGACCCGCTGACCGAGGTCGAGCGGCAGGACGTGCTGGAGGACATCGCCGACCTGGAGATCTACCAGGCGCTGTTGAGCCCGATCGGGGTACGCGGGCTGGTCATCGAGTGCGAGGACTGCCGGGAGCCGCACTATTTCGACTGGGACCTGTTGCGGGGCAACCTGCGACACCTGCTCGACTCCGGCCGTACGCGGGTGCACGAGCCGGCCTTCGACCCGGACCCGGACCACTACGTGACCTGGGACTACGCCCGCGGTTACGCCGACGGGGTGCACGACACCCTGACCGAGGGCACCGACGAGGTCGAAGACGACGACGGGCCGGACGCCTGA
- a CDS encoding sugar ABC transporter permease: MTTTTAAVQKESVPAPAPTLGDHVRGYLARVRGGDIGALPAVLGLVVLCVVFSIMRPSFLSAGNFANLFTQGAAVTLIAMGLVFVLLLGEIDLSAGFASGVCAAVLAVLVTQQGLPWYVALLAAIGTGVLIGLVLGFLVAKIGIPSFVVTLAGFLAFQGIVLLLIEGGNNVSVRDGVLVAIANRNMPPVLGWVLAGVAVAGYAAVQLLRHRKRAARGLVTDPLAVIAARIGGLALILGVAVYILNQERSRVLITSLKGVPIVVPIIAVLLIVWTFVLQRTAYGRHIYAVGGNKEAARRAGINVDRIRISVFVICSAMAAIGGIVAASRANSVDANTGGSNVLLYAVGAAVIGGTSLFGGKGRVLDAVLGGAVVAVIDNGMGLMGYSSGVKYVVTGSVLLLAAGVDALSRRRATATGNR; this comes from the coding sequence ATGACCACCACGACGGCTGCGGTGCAGAAGGAGTCGGTGCCGGCGCCGGCACCCACGCTCGGCGACCACGTCCGTGGCTACCTGGCCCGGGTGCGCGGCGGCGACATCGGGGCGCTGCCGGCCGTACTCGGTCTGGTCGTGCTCTGCGTCGTCTTCTCGATCATGCGCCCGTCGTTCCTGTCGGCGGGCAACTTCGCCAACCTGTTCACCCAGGGGGCCGCGGTCACCCTGATCGCGATGGGGCTGGTCTTCGTCCTGTTACTCGGCGAGATCGACCTGTCCGCCGGCTTCGCCAGCGGGGTCTGCGCCGCCGTACTCGCGGTGCTCGTCACCCAGCAGGGCCTGCCCTGGTACGTGGCGCTGCTCGCGGCGATCGGCACCGGAGTGCTGATCGGCCTGGTGCTCGGCTTCCTGGTCGCCAAGATCGGCATTCCGTCGTTCGTGGTGACGCTCGCCGGCTTCCTGGCGTTCCAGGGCATCGTGCTGTTGCTGATCGAGGGCGGCAACAACGTGTCGGTACGCGACGGCGTCCTGGTGGCGATCGCCAACCGCAACATGCCACCGGTGCTCGGCTGGGTGCTGGCCGGCGTCGCGGTGGCCGGCTACGCCGCCGTGCAGTTGCTACGGCACCGCAAACGGGCGGCCCGGGGCCTGGTCACCGACCCGCTCGCCGTGATCGCCGCCCGGATCGGCGGGCTGGCACTGATCCTCGGCGTCGCCGTCTACATCCTCAACCAGGAACGCAGCCGGGTGCTGATCACCTCGCTCAAGGGCGTGCCGATCGTGGTGCCGATCATCGCCGTACTGCTGATCGTCTGGACCTTCGTGCTCCAGCGCACCGCGTACGGCCGGCACATCTACGCTGTCGGCGGCAACAAGGAGGCGGCCCGGCGGGCCGGCATCAACGTCGACCGGATCCGGATCTCGGTCTTCGTCATCTGCTCGGCGATGGCGGCGATCGGTGGCATCGTGGCGGCGAGCCGGGCCAACTCGGTCGACGCCAACACCGGCGGCAGCAACGTCCTGCTCTACGCGGTCGGGGCCGCGGTCATCGGTGGCACCAGCCTCTTCGGCGGCAAGGGCCGGGTACTCGACGCGGTACTCGGCGGTGCCGTGGTCGCCGTGATCGACAATGGGATGGGTCTGATGGGATACAGCTCAGGGGTCAAGTACGTGGTCACCGGTTCGGTACTGCTGCTGGCCGCGGGTGTCGACGCGCTGTCCCGACGTCGGGCCACCGCCACCGGCAACCGTTGA
- a CDS encoding THUMP-like domain-containing protein, with translation MELAVLDALRTPAGETALAAAAGQAGGDPLAAAAALRARGLPADLAAAALTQTELRRRAAGKFGPAAAGMFFTRAGLEQATRGVVAHRRAGRLAAAGVRTLADLGCGLGADAIAAARAGIRVYGVEADPLTAAMAAANAAAAGVADRFTVACGDATRFDVSTVDAVFCDPARRSGTGRRVFDPAAYSPPWDFVVELTRRVPATVVKVAPGIDHALVPAGAEAEWVSVDREVVEAAFWCGPLAAAPRRATLLRTAPADAVHPSTATELTGPGDTAAPVGTPGRFLHDPDGAVVRAHLVAEFAATVDGVLADPSIAYVYGDHGRTTPYGRCFEVTDVLPFSLKRLRALLRERGVGRVEILKRGSALDPDRLRRDLRLAGPESTSLVLTRVAGAPTVILCRPVG, from the coding sequence GTGGAACTCGCCGTACTCGACGCCCTGCGTACGCCCGCCGGGGAGACCGCGCTCGCCGCGGCCGCCGGGCAGGCCGGGGGCGATCCGCTGGCCGCGGCCGCCGCGCTGCGGGCCCGTGGCCTACCCGCCGACCTCGCCGCCGCCGCGCTGACCCAGACCGAACTGCGCCGGCGGGCCGCCGGCAAGTTCGGCCCGGCCGCCGCCGGGATGTTCTTCACCCGGGCCGGCCTGGAGCAGGCCACCCGCGGCGTGGTCGCCCACCGGCGGGCCGGTCGGCTGGCCGCCGCCGGCGTACGGACCCTGGCCGATCTCGGCTGCGGCCTCGGCGCGGACGCGATCGCCGCCGCCCGCGCCGGAATCCGGGTGTACGGCGTGGAGGCCGACCCGCTCACCGCGGCGATGGCCGCCGCGAACGCGGCGGCCGCCGGCGTGGCCGACCGGTTCACCGTCGCGTGCGGCGACGCCACCCGGTTCGACGTGTCGACGGTCGACGCGGTGTTCTGCGACCCGGCCCGCCGCTCCGGCACCGGCCGGCGGGTCTTCGACCCGGCCGCCTACTCCCCGCCGTGGGACTTCGTCGTCGAACTGACCCGCCGCGTCCCGGCCACGGTGGTCAAGGTGGCCCCCGGGATCGACCACGCGCTCGTCCCGGCCGGTGCCGAGGCCGAGTGGGTCAGCGTCGACCGTGAGGTCGTGGAGGCGGCGTTCTGGTGCGGGCCGCTCGCGGCGGCGCCGCGCCGGGCCACCCTGCTGCGCACCGCGCCGGCGGACGCCGTCCACCCTTCCACCGCGACCGAGCTGACCGGGCCGGGCGACACCGCCGCCCCGGTCGGCACCCCCGGCCGGTTCCTCCACGACCCCGACGGTGCGGTCGTACGCGCCCATCTGGTGGCCGAGTTCGCGGCCACGGTGGACGGCGTGCTCGCCGACCCGTCGATCGCGTACGTCTACGGCGACCACGGCCGGACCACCCCGTACGGCCGTTGCTTCGAGGTCACCGACGTGCTGCCGTTCTCGCTGAAGAGGCTGCGCGCCCTGCTCCGGGAGCGGGGCGTCGGGCGGGTCGAGATCCTCAAGCGCGGCTCGGCTCTCGACCCGGACCGGCTGCGCCGCGACCTGCGTCTGGCCGGACCGGAATCGACCTCGCTCGTGCTGACCCGGGTCGCCGGCGCCCCCACCGTCATCCTGTGCCGACCCGTCGGGTGA